One window from the genome of Diceros bicornis minor isolate mBicDic1 chromosome 1, mDicBic1.mat.cur, whole genome shotgun sequence encodes:
- the H3-4 gene encoding histone H3.1t → MARTKQTARKSTGGKAPRKQLATKVARKSAPATGGVKKPHRYRPGTVALREIRRYQKSTELLIRKLPFQRLVREIAQDFKTDLRFQSSAVTALQEACEAYLVGLFEDTNLCAIHAKRVTIMPKDIQLARRIRGDRT, encoded by the coding sequence ATGGCTCGCACCAAGCAGACAGCGCGGAAGTCCACTGGTGGCAAGGCGCCGCGGAAACAACTTGCCACCAAGGTGGCCCGCAAGAGCGCGCCGGCCACGGGCGGTGTGAAGAAGCCGCACCGCTACCGACCCGGCACCGTGGCGCTGCGTGAGATCCGTCGCTACCAGAAGTCTACGGAGCTGCTGATCCGCAAGCTGCCGTTCCAGCGTCTGGTGCGGGAGATCGCGCAGGATTTCAAAACAGACTTGCGCTTTCAGAGTTCCGCCGTTACGGCATTGCAGGAGGCGTGTGAGGCGTACTTGGTGGGGCTGTTTGAGGACACCAATCTGTGCGCTATACATGCGAAGCGTGTGACTATCATGCCCAAGGACATCCAGTTAGCGCGCCGTATCAGGGGGGATCGCACTTGA